In the Ornithodoros turicata isolate Travis unplaced genomic scaffold, ASM3712646v1 ctg00000850.1, whole genome shotgun sequence genome, one interval contains:
- the LOC135375301 gene encoding uncharacterized protein LOC135375301, translated as MNYLMAALEGPAANAISGLQITAATYNTAISLLRDRFGTDSALIEDHLKSLADVEPVKSSRQVPQLRSLYDSVQAHRRGLECLGVSIKSYSVMLYPILLRAIPTDLALQFKRVLGENTDTDQSTGDTDQSSPQDFHTKALSKLLTFLGNEITYREQVHHHTFQAPSGNGGLRFGFQSRFKQSSRDPLTTLQSTTRREKCIFCSSLAHLTSDCTVSKPLQDKKRMLAAERRCYRCTKPNHSAKLCRGTPKCKTCSGRHVSSMCDPSYRPRPNEATQTVNLKATVVPSKHRVLLQTATARCRGSTIALHARLVLDGGSQRTFISTGLSNALRCKHLHTETISIGSFGHAVSRPQPVNVVELHILGNSSIEAQTITALVVERICSQVLDAPSTEITEKMKTYGLVLADTTAPDDPAPISLLIGADHYWDFAIGRTHHLHQGVQAVETTLGWTLQGPYSPAYSVKTTSCHQIAVLNTVSQCSGELHTLLDRIWTLDSIGISATETQKDSHVLEEFEDSIKLENGQYVVSLPWRANVSMEPNRQTAERRLTQVTRRLLKSPDLAATYDTAIREYLLSGVAERVSHDAHKNDQAHIYYMPHHAVIREDRITTKVRIVFDASSHDDFTRSLNDNLDPGPNLNPSILSLLLNFRLHPIALVADVQKAFLQIAIRQEDRDALRFLWYSTPPTSDQPLPDVETWRMTRVTFGTAPSTFLLAATLRHHLRCVAEEHPAAVEQLTDAIYVDDVITGAVNEEDACQTCRELQDIFAKASMTLQKWGSNSAKLRDIFKNEPNAILINNTTKVLGVTWDQEKDVLSLPIKSLSQEHNQNPVSKRKALTLVAEIYDPLGLVIPCTVTGKILLQETWKRQLAWDDNLPEDLLTKWQAWHTDLQRLNDIQLPRCYTPGASITNGAELHFFSDASPLAYGTVAYMRIVNDTGIVTTHLLTSKSRLAPLKTWSSSKNLASTDFYGSWG; from the coding sequence ATGAACTACTTGATGGCTGCCTTGGAAGGTCCCGCTGCAAACGCAATTAGTGGCTTACAAATAACGGCAGCGACGTATAACACAGCCATCAGTCTTCTCCGTGATCGCTTTGGGACCGACTCTGCTCTTATCGAAGATCACCTGAAAAGTCTTGCAGACGTCGAACCTGTCAAATCAAGCCGACAGGTCCCACAACTTCGTAGTCTGTACGACTCTGTTCAAGCGCACCGTCGTGGACTGGAATGCCTAGGCGTTAGCATTAAATCTTATTCTGTGATGCTATATCCTATTCTACTGCGCGCGATCCCTACGGACCTCGCCTTACAATTTAAACGCGTTCTCGGCGAAAACACGGACACGGATCAGTCCACGGGGGATACGGATCAGTCGTCGCCACAGGACTTCCACACGAAAGCGCTTTCAAAGCTCTTAACGTTTCTGGGAAATGAGATAACTTACCGAGAGCAGGTCCACCATCACACGTTCCAAGCTCCTTCTGGAAATGGTGGTTTAAGGTTCGGATTTCAATCCCGATTCAAACAAAGCTCTCGTGATCCTTTGACGACTCTGCAGAGCACCACCAGACGCGAGAAGTGTATCTTCTGCAGTAGCTTGGCGCACCTTACCTCCGACTGTACCGTGAGCAAACCTCTTCAAGACAAGAAACGGATGCTAGCCGCTGAACGTAGATGCTACCGCTGTACCAAGCCGAACCACTCGGCTAAACTCTGCAGAGGCACCCCAAAATGTAAAACTTGCTCTGGTAGGCACGTATCCAGCATGTGTGACCCCTCATACCGTCCTCGTCCTAATGAAGCCACTCAGACCGTTAACTTGAAGGCTACAGTAGTCCCGTCCAAACACAGAGTGCTTCTTCAGACCGCAACTGCACGCTGCCGAGGATCCACCATTGCCCTGCACGCGCGACTAGTCCTCGATGGCGGCAGCCAGCGAACGTTCATCTCGACCGGACTGTCCAATGCACTGCGCTGCAAGCATCTTCATACCGAAACTATCTCGATAGGATCCTTCGGGCACGCTGTGAGTCGCCCCCAGCCAGTCAACGTCGTCGAGCTTCATATACTCGGCAATTCATCGATAGAAGCACAAACCATCACTGCGCTGGTAGTCGAGCGAATCTGTTCGCAGGTTCTTGACGCTCCGTCAACGGAAATAACGGAAAAAATGAAGACGTATGGACTTGTGCTCGCTGATACTACCGCTCCAGACGATCCTGCCCCAATCAGCCTGTTGATCGGCGCCGACCACTATTGGGATTTCGCCATCGGTCGAACGCACCACCTACACCAAGGAGTACAAGCCGTTGAGACCACTCTCGGCTGGACGCTACAGGGACCCTATTCGCCAGCATATTCAGTCAAGACGACTAGTTGTCACCAAATCGCTGTGCTCAACACTGTATCCCAATGCTCAGGAGAGCTCCACACACTACTGGATCGTATATGGACCTTGGACAGTATCGGCATCTCGGCGACCGAAACACAGAAAGACAGTCACGTACTGGAAGAATTTGAAGATTCCATTAAGCTGGAGAATGGACAATATGTGGTGTCGCTACCATGGCGCGCAAACGTCTCCATGGAACCTAACCGACAAACAGCAGAGCGACGTTTGACGCAAGTCACCAGGAGACTGTTGAAGTCTCCCGATCTAGCCGCCACGTACGACACCGCCATACGCGAATACCTACTCTCTGGTGTGGCAGAACGAGTATCGCATGATGCCCACAAAAACGACCAAGCTCATATTTACTATATGCCTCATCATGCCGTAATTCGGGAGGACAGGATAACAACCAAGGTCCGGATCGTGTTTGATGCCTCTTCGCATGACGACTTCACACGATCGCTGAACGACAACCTCGATCCCGGACCGAACCTCAACCCGAGCATACTCAGCCTACTCCTGAACTTCCGCCTCCATCCTATTGCGTTAGTTGCCGACGTCCAAAAGGCTTTCCTTCAAATCGCCATTCGCCAGGAAGACCGTGATGCGCTCCGCTTCCTATGGTACTCTACACCACCAACGTCGGATCAGCCATTGCCTGACGTCGAGACATGGCGCATGACAAGGGTGACGTTCGGGACAGCTCCCAGCACATTTCTCCTAGCAGCAACATTACGTCACCATCTCCGTTGTGTTGCGGAAGAACACCCCGCAGCCGTCGAGCAACTGACAGACGCCATCTATGTAGACGACGTCATAACGGGTGCAGTTAACGAAGAGGATGCCTGTCAGACGTGTCGAGAACTTCAGGACATCTTCGCCAAGGCATCCATGACATTGCAGAAATGGGGTTCCAACAGCGCAAAACTCCGTGACATCTTCAAGAACGAGCCGAACGCCATTCTGATCAACAACACTACCAAAGTACTAGGAGTGACATGGGATCAAGAGAAGGACGTATTGTCACTGCCGATTAAGTCCCTGTCGCAAGAGCACAACCAGAACCCGGTATCCAAAAGGAAGGCACTAACGCTTGTAGCCGAAATCTACGACCCTCTAGGTCTCGTCATACCGTGCACAGTAACCGGCAAAATTCTTCTACAGGAAACCTGGAAACGTCAACTCGCATGGGACGACAACTTACCGGAAGACCTACTGACGAAATGGCAGGCATGGCACACCGACCTGCAACGTCTGAACGACATTCAACTGCCACGCTGCTACACACCAGGTGCATCTATCACAAACGGCGCCGAGCTCCACTTCTTCTCGGATGCAAGTCCTCTTGCCTATGGAACCGTTGCCTACATGCGTATCGTGAACGACACAGGTATAGTTACCACACACTTGCTCACTTCAAAGTCCCGGCTGGCTCCTCTCAAAACCTGGTCATCATCAAAGAACCTGGCGTCAACAGACTTTTATGGAAGTTGGGGTTAG